The proteins below are encoded in one region of Mya arenaria isolate MELC-2E11 chromosome 15, ASM2691426v1:
- the LOC128220478 gene encoding centrosomal protein of 19 kDa-like, giving the protein MVRMAEIEIKKCGVKFDPPAIVVIYGDKGASKTRRRTMPLHDFDKKSNIDKAVENLHSNPKHGKYVSQISKAQLTRLVTIIRDKLNGMSLEASLARNDDLDKIDPEQNLNAVDEETLQRKKVVMDQTFVKHQLKPGDPGFEYDVQVEFDEEQVIESGWDSGDGSDFEF; this is encoded by the coding sequence ATGGTCAGAATGGCTGAGATTGAGATAAAGAAATGTGGTGTCAAGTTTGATCCTCCAGCAATAGTTGTCATTTATGGTGACAAGGGGGCGTCTAAAACTAGAAGAAGGACAATGCCTCTTCATGACTTCGATAAAAAATCTAATATTGATAAGGCAGTTGAAAATTTACATTCAAATCCAAAGCATGGCaagtatgtgtcacaaatctCCAAAGCTCAACTGACAAGACTTGTTACAATAATCAGAGACAAGCTGAACGGCATGAGCTTGGAAGCAAGTCTAGCGCGCAACGATGATTTGGATAAAATCGATCCCGAACAGAATCTGAATGCTGTGGATGAGGAAACTTTACAACGCAAAAAGGTTGTGATGGATCAAACATTTGTGAAACATCAATTGAAACCTGGAGACCCTGGATTCGAGTATGATGTTCAGGTGGAGTTTGATGAAGAACAGGTTATAGAATCTGGCTGGGACTCAGGCGACGGCTCAGATTTTGAATTCTAG